Proteins encoded by one window of Phycisphaeraceae bacterium:
- the tadA gene encoding Flp pilus assembly complex ATPase component TadA: protein MGIGLILVEKGLITREQLERALTEQRETGERLDRVLVRLRFVSRAQVLQSLGDQFQMPVVDLAMIAPDRGVLSMLPPKLVYRQSCVPIDRHNGTLTIATSDPFEITALDELRLLTGCSIELVLADEEELSKFIRLHYGVGGDTLEQLSADKDEQAQITGGEAEEIEQAQEASVIKLVNDILSEAINERATDVHIEPYEGELIVRYRIDGVLQKANVPATINRFGAAIVSRLKIMSSLNIAEKRKPQDGRITFVHRAPNTPTAEYDLRMSVIPMLFGEGVVLRVLSKTAVLLSLDDLGMDTQTQARWDRLISRPHGIVLVTGPTGSGKSTTLYASLNRIVTDAVKVITVEDPVEYHVAGVNQIQVNMKTGLTFAAGLRSILRHDPDVVMVGEIRDKETAEVAIQASLTGHMVFSTLHTNDSSGATTRLLDMGVEPFLVSSSVEGVMAQRLVRRICEECGEPYKPEADEIPPDFEMSEGGMLTRGRGCRSCRNTGYRGRVGVYELLSLTHELRDMIMHRRNAPDIAAEALRQGHLTVLRADGFAKVRQGRTTLSEVARALTA from the coding sequence ATGGGCATTGGGCTGATTCTGGTCGAGAAGGGGTTGATCACGCGCGAGCAGCTCGAGCGTGCTTTGACTGAGCAGCGCGAGACGGGCGAGCGGCTCGACCGGGTGCTGGTGCGGCTGAGGTTTGTCTCGCGGGCGCAGGTGCTTCAGTCGCTGGGCGATCAGTTCCAGATGCCGGTGGTGGATCTTGCGATGATCGCGCCCGATCGTGGCGTGCTGTCGATGCTGCCGCCGAAACTGGTCTACCGGCAGAGTTGCGTCCCGATCGATCGACACAACGGGACACTGACGATCGCGACGAGCGACCCGTTCGAGATCACGGCGCTGGATGAACTTCGGCTGCTGACGGGGTGCTCGATCGAACTGGTGCTGGCCGACGAAGAGGAACTGAGCAAATTCATCAGGCTGCACTACGGCGTGGGCGGCGACACGCTCGAACAGTTGTCGGCCGACAAGGACGAGCAGGCGCAGATCACTGGCGGCGAGGCTGAGGAGATCGAGCAGGCGCAGGAAGCCTCGGTCATCAAACTGGTCAACGACATTCTTTCTGAAGCGATCAACGAGCGCGCGACGGACGTGCATATCGAGCCGTACGAGGGTGAGTTGATTGTGCGTTATCGCATCGACGGCGTGCTGCAGAAAGCCAATGTGCCGGCGACGATCAACCGATTCGGCGCGGCGATCGTCAGCCGCCTCAAGATCATGTCGAGCCTGAACATCGCTGAGAAACGCAAGCCTCAGGACGGGCGCATCACGTTCGTGCATCGTGCGCCCAACACGCCCACGGCCGAGTATGACCTGCGCATGAGCGTGATTCCGATGCTCTTTGGCGAGGGCGTGGTGCTGCGCGTGCTGAGCAAGACCGCGGTGCTGCTCTCGCTTGACGATCTTGGCATGGATACGCAGACTCAGGCGCGGTGGGACAGGCTCATCTCGCGGCCGCATGGCATTGTGCTGGTCACGGGCCCGACCGGCTCGGGCAAGTCGACGACGCTGTACGCGAGTCTGAACCGGATCGTGACCGACGCGGTCAAGGTCATTACGGTCGAGGATCCGGTGGAGTATCACGTTGCGGGAGTGAACCAGATCCAGGTGAACATGAAGACGGGCCTGACGTTTGCGGCCGGCCTGCGGTCGATTCTGCGTCACGACCCGGACGTGGTGATGGTCGGCGAAATCCGCGACAAGGAGACGGCGGAGGTCGCGATTCAGGCGTCGCTGACCGGGCACATGGTGTTCAGCACGCTGCACACCAATGATTCGTCGGGCGCGACGACGCGCCTGCTCGATATGGGCGTCGAGCCGTTCCTGGTGTCGTCATCGGTCGAGGGCGTGATGGCCCAGCGTCTGGTGCGACGAATCTGCGAAGAGTGCGGCGAGCCGTACAAGCCCGAGGCCGACGAGATTCCGCCCGATTTCGAGATGTCCGAGGGTGGGATGCTCACGCGCGGGCGCGGGTGCCGCTCGTGTCGCAACACGGGGTATCGCGGGCGTGTGGGTGTGTACGAACTGCTGAGCCTGACGCACGAACTGCGCGACATGATCATGCACCGGCGCAACGCTCCGGACATCGCGGCCGAGGCACTGCGGCAGGGGCATCTGACGGTGCTGCGGGCCGACGGGTTTGCGAAGGTGCGCCAAGGGCGGACGACGCTCTCGGAAGTCGCGAGGGCTCTGACGGCCTAG
- a CDS encoding 6-carboxytetrahydropterin synthase: MASLRRTVRFSINPGGETGGVNGSAGIPAMHGLGRYYEIDLTCRGEPDPLTGYLVDIREIDRIVRTMLVPIIAKACEQTPTVHPATLMPRLVEAVRIAHLEGAESLRWRLSPYHAVEMPVQGSEEWAEIRVRFDFAAAHRLHVRAMSDEENRRVFGHCNNPNGHGHNYQIEPCVRVRVAASPMPVARIEELVKAAILDRFDHTNLNCDTAEFAPDSGVNPSVENMARVFFGLLKPRITEADPNASLVSMTVWETERTSATYPG; encoded by the coding sequence ATGGCCAGTCTCAGACGCACAGTTCGATTCTCCATCAACCCCGGAGGTGAAACCGGCGGTGTCAACGGCTCGGCCGGCATCCCGGCGATGCATGGGCTCGGGAGATACTACGAGATCGACCTGACCTGTCGCGGCGAGCCCGACCCACTCACAGGATACCTTGTCGATATCCGCGAAATCGACAGAATTGTGCGCACAATGCTTGTCCCGATCATCGCGAAGGCTTGCGAGCAGACTCCGACCGTCCATCCGGCGACGTTGATGCCGCGTCTGGTCGAGGCGGTGCGGATTGCCCATCTTGAAGGGGCCGAATCGCTGCGCTGGAGATTGAGCCCGTATCATGCAGTTGAAATGCCCGTGCAAGGTTCAGAGGAGTGGGCGGAGATCCGGGTGCGGTTCGATTTCGCAGCCGCGCATCGGTTGCATGTCCGTGCGATGAGCGATGAGGAGAATCGCCGTGTCTTCGGTCACTGCAACAACCCGAACGGTCACGGGCACAATTATCAGATCGAGCCTTGTGTGAGGGTTCGGGTTGCGGCATCCCCAATGCCGGTGGCTCGTATCGAGGAACTGGTCAAGGCGGCGATTCTGGACCGGTTTGATCACACGAACCTGAATTGTGATACTGCGGAGTTTGCACCCGATTCGGGGGTGAATCCTTCGGTCGAAAACATGGCCCGGGTGTTTTTCGGGCTTCTTAAGCCACGGATCACGGAGGCTGATCCCAACGCTTCGCTTGTGTCGATGACGGTGTGGGAGACTGAACGCACGAGCGCAACATATCCGGGTTGA